AGCATGTTGCTGAAGGATAATCTTCATGCCACGGCTCTTATGTTCAGGCTTCTCAGAGAACATGGGTTTGCTGTTTCTGAAGGTGATTAAGCTATATATCCATCCTGCTCTACTCCTTTCTTGGCGACTGATACAACATTGTCGCTGATGTACCTCATATATTGCTCGAACAATTACTTCCATAAAACTGAGACAACTAGAAATATGTCCAATTAATCATAAATTATGCCACGTTAATAGCCTAACATACTAATGGAATTTTGTGTTTATTCTGTTCTATCATGGTGTCACAATCTAACTTGCACAAATTATGTGGATGGACTGAAGGTGTATTCTACCGATTTATGGATGAGAAGGGAAACTTGAAAGCCAGCCTTCGCCACCAGTCTGAAGGATTGGTGAGCTTGTACGAGGCTTCCCATCTTGCAAAGGAAGGAGAGCACGCGCTGGAAGAAGCTACGAACTTCACAACTAAACAGCTCAAAAGCCTCATGGAGGGATCACTTGATCCTCATCTCAGGGAGCACGTAGCCCATGCCTTGGAGCTTCCATTGAACTGGAGGATGCCGAGGTTGCAGACCAGGTGGTTCATAGAAGCATCCCAATGGGAAGCGAAGATGAACCCTGTCCTACTTGAATTGGCTAAGTTGGACTTCAACAGGGTTCAGATCATATATCAGAGGGAACTCAGAGAAGTGTCGAGGTATTTTGAGCTTGCTTTACTTGAATCATGTCTTGTGCAATCTGCCCTCGTTTATGAACCAGCAAACTTCAGCACAAACTTATGGCTATCGAtcagatggtggagcaatcttggCCTCGCGCAAAGGCTTCCATTTTCCAGGGACAGGTTGATGGAGAACTATTTCTGGACGGTTGGCTGGGCTTTTGAGCCACAGTTTGAAAGAATTAGGTAGGCGCAGACAAAAGCGAACTGCCTGATAACAACAatagataatgtgtatgatgtttACGGCACCATCGATGAGCTCGAGCTTTTCACGGATGCCGTCGATAGGTAAACAACTCCTCCACGTCATGCATGTAGGAGGTGTTATTTCAACAATCTTTGATTCCTGATAACATCTACTCTGATGGATGTTGCAGATGGGATGTTAATACAATGGACAAATTGCCAGAGTACATGAAGATATGTTTTCTAGCCCTCTTCAACTCTACAAATGACACCGCGTACAATGTTATGAAAGAGAAGGGTCTGGATATAATTCCACACCTAAAAAA
Above is a genomic segment from Musa acuminata AAA Group cultivar baxijiao chromosome BXJ3-4, Cavendish_Baxijiao_AAA, whole genome shotgun sequence containing:
- the LOC135635137 gene encoding monoterpene synthase 7, chloroplastic-like is translated as MEKLTVDVKQLIYMKKGIEEQLQLIDHLQQLGVAYHFKEDIKDALWTIYGSMEEVSMLLKDNLHATALMFRLLREHGFAVSEGVFYRFMDEKGNLKASLRHQSEGLVSLYEASHLAKEGEHALEEATNFTTKQLKSLMEGSLDPHLREHVAHALELPLNWRMPRLQTRWFIEASQWEAKMNPVLLELAKLDFNRVQIIYQRELREVSRYFELALLESCLVQSALVYEPANFSTNLWLSIRWWSNLGLAQRLPFSRDRLMENYFWTVGWAFEPQFERIRWDVNTMDKLPEYMKICFLALFNSTNDTAYNVMKEKGAKLVYRLCFEV